The Gordonibacter urolithinfaciens genome contains a region encoding:
- a CDS encoding YjdF family protein → MQVSISSTLTILHDGQFWIGICERRDGALYGACRFVFGPEPADEDVLAFVCGQWGRLDFRMCADGGEEAGASAASAVAAGGRNPKRAQREARKTLEAARHGVGTKAQQALAAAYEERKEERRADARTRREAEARRVFELRTAKRKRKHRGR, encoded by the coding sequence ATGCAGGTCAGCATCTCATCGACGTTGACGATACTTCACGACGGCCAATTCTGGATAGGCATATGCGAGCGGCGCGACGGCGCGCTCTACGGCGCGTGCCGCTTCGTGTTCGGCCCCGAGCCGGCCGACGAGGACGTGCTCGCCTTCGTGTGCGGCCAATGGGGCCGGCTCGACTTCAGGATGTGCGCGGACGGCGGGGAGGAGGCCGGTGCGTCGGCCGCGTCGGCCGTGGCTGCGGGCGGCCGCAATCCGAAGCGCGCCCAGCGCGAGGCGCGCAAGACGCTGGAGGCCGCACGCCACGGCGTGGGAACGAAGGCCCAGCAGGCGCTCGCCGCCGCCTACGAGGAGCGTAAGGAAGAGCGCCGCGCCGACGCCCGCACGCGCCGCGAGGCCGAGGCCCGCCGCGTCTTCGAGCTGCGCACCGCCAAGCGCAAGCGGAAGCACCGCGGCCGCTAA
- a CDS encoding VF530 family DNA-binding protein, with amino-acid sequence MPNDNPAERPHPKDPLHGVTLEAMLTRLVDKYGWDELARRIRINCFAKDPSIKSSLKFLRRTPWARKKVEDLYKGTTF; translated from the coding sequence ATGCCGAACGACAACCCCGCCGAGCGCCCGCACCCCAAAGACCCGCTGCACGGCGTGACGCTGGAAGCCATGCTCACCCGCCTGGTGGACAAGTACGGCTGGGACGAGCTGGCCCGCCGCATCCGCATCAACTGCTTCGCGAAGGATCCCAGCATCAAGAGCTCGCTCAAGTTCCTCCGCAGAACCCCGTGGGCCCGCAAGAAGGTGGAGGACCTCTACAAGGGCACGACGTTCTAG
- a CDS encoding uracil-xanthine permease family protein: MSKDRPVPTMGAKDSPDAVYDARPLGVPKMGVFGLQHMFAMFGATVLVPALTGLSVSATLLFAGLGTLLFHFLAKGKVPAFLGSSFAFIAGYAAIAPNGEANLLPYACLGVACAGLLYLVLSALFRVFGPDRVMRFFPPVVTGPIVICIGLILASSAITNASSNWLIAVVAIAVIVVCNIWGKGMVKIVPILLGVIVSYAVAAFAGEVDFSTVAAAPWVGLPVAWDNTVFSLFGETFDAGLAITAIITIMPLAFATMIEHIGDMSAISSTCNRNYIAEPGLHRTLLGDGLATIIASLFGAPANTTYGENTGVLALTKVFDPRVIRIAALFAIVFSFSPKFAALVAAMPACVVGGVSLVLYGMISAVGIRNLVENHVDFMKSRNVLITALILVLSLGIAYSAAGAIVLPMGGITISLSGLAVGSIVGILMNVILPGHEEAVGAPREPEEMPDVPMPLEDIRPANG, from the coding sequence ATGAGCAAGGATCGACCGGTACCGACCATGGGAGCCAAGGACAGCCCGGACGCGGTGTATGACGCGCGCCCGCTCGGGGTGCCGAAGATGGGCGTGTTCGGCCTGCAGCATATGTTCGCCATGTTCGGGGCCACGGTGCTCGTGCCGGCGCTCACGGGGCTTTCCGTGTCGGCGACGCTCCTGTTCGCGGGCTTGGGCACGCTGCTGTTCCATTTCCTGGCGAAGGGGAAGGTGCCGGCGTTCCTAGGTTCCTCGTTCGCGTTCATCGCCGGCTATGCGGCCATCGCGCCGAACGGCGAGGCGAACCTTTTGCCCTACGCGTGCCTGGGCGTCGCGTGTGCGGGCCTTCTGTACCTGGTGCTGTCGGCGCTGTTCCGCGTGTTCGGGCCCGACCGGGTCATGCGGTTCTTCCCGCCGGTGGTCACGGGGCCTATCGTCATCTGCATCGGGCTCATCCTGGCTTCCTCGGCCATCACGAACGCCTCGTCGAACTGGCTCATTGCCGTGGTGGCCATCGCGGTCATCGTGGTGTGCAACATCTGGGGCAAGGGCATGGTGAAGATCGTCCCCATCCTGCTGGGCGTGATCGTGTCGTATGCCGTGGCGGCGTTTGCGGGCGAGGTGGACTTCTCCACCGTGGCGGCGGCCCCGTGGGTCGGGCTTCCGGTGGCGTGGGACAACACGGTGTTCTCGCTGTTCGGTGAAACGTTCGACGCGGGGCTCGCCATCACGGCCATCATCACCATCATGCCGCTCGCGTTCGCCACGATGATCGAGCACATCGGCGACATGTCGGCCATCAGCTCCACCTGCAACCGCAACTACATCGCCGAGCCGGGGCTGCACCGCACGCTCTTGGGCGACGGCCTGGCCACCATCATCGCATCGCTGTTCGGCGCACCGGCGAACACCACGTACGGCGAGAACACCGGCGTTTTGGCGCTGACGAAGGTGTTCGACCCGCGCGTGATCCGCATTGCGGCCCTCTTCGCCATCGTGTTCTCGTTCTCGCCGAAGTTCGCGGCGCTCGTGGCGGCCATGCCGGCGTGCGTGGTGGGCGGCGTGTCGCTCGTGCTGTACGGCATGATATCGGCCGTGGGCATCCGCAACCTGGTTGAGAACCACGTGGACTTCATGAAGAGCCGCAACGTGCTGATCACGGCGTTGATCCTGGTGCTGTCGCTGGGCATTGCCTACAGCGCGGCGGGCGCTATCGTGCTGCCGATGGGCGGCATCACCATCTCGCTGTCGGGCCTGGCCGTGGGGTCGATCGTGGGTATCCTGATGAACGTGATTCTGCCGGGCCACGAGGAGGCTGTCGGCGCGCCGCGCGAGCCCGAGGAGATGCCGGACGTGCCCATGCCGCTGGAGGATATCCGCCCGGCGAACGGGTAG
- a CDS encoding HAAS signaling domain-containing protein, producing the protein MLNDNDLIERYLYAITRRLPAKQRADVAEELRTLISDMLDERCGNLPPTAKDVRVVLTELGTPGEVVRKYTADEDACLIGQPYYAQYLYVLKIVLACVAGGMLVAGALSLATGAEGGVLGSVLEAVGSLIAALVFAFAFVTLLFAFFSRRGVDVEVMGSLDDLPPVPRESKNPARGDAVAGIVFSIVGAIVFLLFPDVLNALSHRGDGVPFDPFNTEAIRSSAWVIIAWTVVCIGAESFKLVEGRYTPRLLVVTLASDLVVAALAVFWLTNFQLVDSQAILQAMQASGAAPNGPVLWAVSNAQTAFCGFIVLALAIDAVDSIVKTVKASR; encoded by the coding sequence ATGTTGAACGATAACGACCTGATCGAGCGCTACTTGTACGCCATCACGCGCCGGCTGCCCGCCAAGCAGCGCGCCGACGTGGCCGAGGAGCTGCGCACGCTCATCTCCGACATGCTCGACGAGCGCTGCGGGAACCTGCCGCCCACGGCGAAGGACGTGCGCGTCGTGCTCACCGAGCTGGGAACCCCCGGCGAGGTGGTGCGCAAGTACACCGCCGACGAGGACGCGTGCCTCATCGGCCAGCCGTACTACGCGCAGTACCTCTACGTGCTGAAGATCGTGCTGGCCTGCGTGGCCGGCGGCATGCTCGTGGCCGGCGCGCTGTCGCTGGCGACGGGCGCGGAGGGCGGCGTGCTCGGAAGCGTGCTCGAAGCGGTCGGCTCGCTGATCGCGGCGCTCGTCTTCGCCTTCGCGTTCGTCACCTTGCTGTTCGCCTTCTTCTCGCGTCGCGGCGTCGACGTGGAGGTGATGGGCTCGCTCGACGATCTGCCGCCCGTGCCGCGCGAGTCGAAGAACCCGGCGCGCGGCGACGCGGTGGCTGGGATCGTGTTTTCCATCGTGGGCGCCATCGTGTTCCTGCTGTTCCCCGACGTGCTGAACGCGCTCAGCCATCGCGGAGACGGCGTGCCGTTCGACCCCTTCAACACCGAGGCCATCCGCTCGTCGGCATGGGTCATCATCGCCTGGACGGTCGTGTGCATCGGGGCCGAGAGCTTCAAGCTGGTGGAGGGCCGCTACACACCGCGCCTGCTGGTTGTCACGCTCGCGAGCGACCTCGTGGTCGCGGCGCTCGCCGTCTTCTGGCTGACGAATTTCCAGCTGGTCGACAGCCAGGCGATCCTCCAGGCGATGCAGGCGTCGGGCGCTGCGCCGAACGGGCCTGTGCTCTGGGCGGTGTCGAACGCGCAGACCGCGTTCTGCGGCTTCATCGTGCTCGCGCTCGCCATCGACGCCGTCGACTCCATCGTGAAAACGGTGAAGGCGAGCCGCTGA
- a CDS encoding PadR family transcriptional regulator, with amino-acid sequence MGHDDVVSSMVLELRRGTLVMLVLGQLREPAYGYALVKSLADHGIPIEANTLYPLMRRLESQGLLQSEWDNGGSKPRKYYRTTDEGLRVLREVEAQWRALCGGVDKLLEAGEREGDAAALAEGEERDHVER; translated from the coding sequence ATGGGACACGACGACGTGGTGTCGAGCATGGTGCTGGAGCTGCGCCGCGGCACGCTGGTCATGTTGGTGCTTGGCCAGCTGCGTGAGCCGGCCTACGGCTATGCGCTGGTGAAATCGCTGGCCGACCACGGCATTCCCATCGAGGCGAACACGCTTTACCCGCTCATGCGGCGGCTCGAGTCGCAGGGGCTGCTGCAAAGCGAATGGGACAACGGCGGCTCGAAGCCGCGCAAGTACTACCGAACCACTGACGAAGGCCTGCGCGTGCTGCGCGAGGTCGAAGCCCAGTGGCGCGCGCTCTGCGGCGGGGTGGACAAGCTGTTGGAAGCCGGAGAGCGCGAGGGAGACGCGGCCGCTCTGGCCGAAGGAGAGGAACGGGACCATGTTGAACGATAA
- a CDS encoding metallopeptidase family protein, translated as MPRMTDEEFEAAVEEALESIPERFLEALENVAVVVEDEPDDYHFDILDEPECRGASIRGDELLGLYDGVSLPGRADGYDGDLPDVITVFKGPHERCFGSRAELVAEIGKTVVHEIGHYFGIDDARLREMGY; from the coding sequence ATGCCCCGCATGACGGACGAGGAGTTCGAGGCCGCGGTCGAAGAGGCCCTGGAGAGCATTCCCGAGCGGTTCCTCGAGGCGCTGGAGAACGTGGCGGTGGTGGTGGAGGACGAGCCCGACGACTACCATTTCGATATCCTTGACGAGCCCGAATGCCGGGGCGCGTCGATACGCGGCGACGAGCTACTGGGCCTGTACGACGGCGTGTCCCTCCCCGGCCGCGCCGACGGCTACGACGGCGACCTGCCCGACGTGATCACCGTGTTCAAGGGACCGCATGAGCGCTGCTTCGGCTCGCGCGCGGAACTGGTGGCGGAGATCGGCAAGACGGTGGTGCACGAGATAGGCCACTACTTCGGCATCGACGACGCGCGCCTGCGCGAGATGGGCTATTAG
- the guaA gene encoding glutamine-hydrolyzing GMP synthase yields MDPNKRPEDMERITTPELANAFIDEQVEAIRAQIGDQKALLALSGGVDSSVVAALLIKAIGKQLICVHVNHGLMRKGESEQVVDVFQNQLDANLVYVDATDRFLALLDGVAEPEAKRKIIGAEFIRVFEEEARKVGDEVSFLAQGTIYPDILESDGVKAHHNVGGLPDDLQFELCEPVKLLYKDEVRVIGRELGLPEGMVERQPFPGPGLGVRCLGAITRDRLEALREADAILRDEFAAAGLEGKVWQYFVSVPDFRATGVRDGVRAFEWPAIIRAVNTVDAMTAEVPELDWALLKKITARILAEVPGICRVVYDLTPKPIGTIEWE; encoded by the coding sequence ATGGATCCCAACAAGCGCCCCGAGGACATGGAGCGAATCACCACGCCTGAGCTGGCGAACGCGTTCATCGACGAGCAAGTGGAGGCCATCCGCGCCCAGATCGGCGACCAGAAGGCGCTGCTGGCGCTGTCCGGCGGCGTGGACTCGTCCGTGGTGGCGGCGCTCTTGATCAAGGCCATCGGCAAGCAGCTCATCTGCGTGCACGTGAACCACGGCCTCATGCGCAAGGGCGAGAGCGAGCAGGTGGTGGACGTGTTCCAGAACCAGCTCGACGCGAACCTCGTGTACGTCGATGCCACGGACCGCTTCCTCGCGCTGCTCGACGGCGTGGCAGAGCCCGAGGCGAAGCGCAAGATCATCGGTGCCGAGTTCATCCGCGTGTTCGAGGAGGAGGCCCGCAAGGTGGGCGACGAGGTGAGCTTCCTCGCGCAGGGCACCATCTACCCCGACATCCTGGAGTCCGACGGCGTGAAGGCGCACCACAACGTGGGCGGCCTGCCCGACGATCTGCAGTTCGAGCTGTGCGAGCCCGTGAAGCTGCTGTACAAGGACGAGGTGCGCGTCATCGGCCGCGAGCTGGGGCTCCCCGAGGGCATGGTCGAGCGCCAGCCGTTCCCGGGCCCGGGCCTGGGCGTGCGCTGCCTCGGCGCCATCACGCGCGACCGCTTGGAGGCGCTGCGCGAGGCCGACGCCATCCTGCGCGACGAGTTCGCCGCGGCCGGCCTCGAGGGCAAGGTGTGGCAGTACTTCGTGAGCGTCCCCGACTTCCGCGCCACCGGCGTCCGCGACGGCGTGCGCGCGTTCGAGTGGCCCGCCATCATCCGCGCGGTGAACACGGTGGATGCCATGACCGCCGAGGTCCCCGAGCTGGATTGGGCGCTGCTCAAGAAGATCACCGCGAGGATCCTCGCCGAAGTCCCCGGCATCTGCCGCGTGGTCTACGACCTCACGCCGAAGCCGATCGGGACGATTGAGTGGGAATAG
- a CDS encoding 3-hydroxyisobutyrate dehydrogenase, whose amino-acid sequence MNKETFDYVAERVDALEDSEFSTQVTKDAAQAWRDAVAADSSDAAIDTATNDLLDVLEGRPTTIDGVIAFLQGPAIEMLGEDAAASALAAQQQRKEAGAKYCDCEACSAATEILAKFDRIEL is encoded by the coding sequence ATGAACAAGGAGACGTTCGATTACGTGGCCGAGCGCGTGGACGCGCTCGAGGATTCCGAATTCAGCACGCAGGTGACGAAGGATGCTGCACAGGCATGGAGGGATGCGGTAGCAGCCGATTCGAGCGACGCTGCTATCGACACGGCAACGAACGACCTGCTCGACGTCCTCGAAGGGCGCCCGACGACGATCGACGGCGTGATAGCCTTCCTGCAAGGGCCGGCAATCGAGATGCTTGGCGAAGACGCGGCTGCAAGCGCGCTTGCAGCCCAACAGCAACGCAAGGAGGCGGGTGCGAAGTACTGCGATTGCGAGGCATGCTCCGCAGCCACGGAGATCCTCGCGAAGTTCGACCGCATAGAGCTCTGA
- a CDS encoding SWEET family sugar transporter, whose product MNVKAGTHRRMVQKASVHQGGDKRHARPIAIVGRIASVLSVCMYVSYIPQIMDNLAGHPGNPVQPLAAFFNCLFWTIYGLFKKERDWPIVVANVPGIFLAAAAFLTAVF is encoded by the coding sequence ATGAACGTGAAGGCCGGTACGCATAGACGCATGGTGCAGAAGGCATCGGTGCACCAGGGAGGCGACAAGCGCCATGCGAGGCCCATCGCTATAGTGGGGCGCATAGCCTCGGTGCTGTCGGTGTGTATGTACGTCTCCTACATTCCGCAGATCATGGACAACCTGGCCGGGCACCCCGGCAATCCTGTGCAGCCCCTGGCAGCGTTCTTCAACTGCCTGTTCTGGACCATCTACGGCCTCTTCAAGAAGGAGCGGGACTGGCCGATCGTGGTGGCCAACGTGCCGGGAATCTTTCTCGCGGCCGCCGCGTTCTTGACCGCCGTCTTCTAA
- a CDS encoding DNA-3-methyladenine glycosylase I, with translation MEERTRCSWAGDTPIYVDYHDNEWGRPTHDDRELFELLVLEGAQAGLSWLTILKKREAYREAFDGFDPAKVARYDEAKVEELMANAGIVRNRRKIEAAVANAGLFLDVAREFGSFDAFIWGYVDGEPIVNHWKTQADVPATTPLSDRISKDLKKRGFKFVGSTIVYAYMQSIGMVNDHVADCFVRREMVGKSSDGGIS, from the coding sequence GTGGAGGAGCGGACTAGGTGCTCGTGGGCGGGCGACACGCCGATCTACGTTGACTACCATGACAACGAGTGGGGAAGACCCACCCATGACGACCGCGAGCTGTTCGAGCTGCTGGTTCTGGAGGGCGCGCAGGCGGGCCTGTCGTGGCTTACGATCCTCAAGAAGCGGGAGGCGTACCGCGAGGCCTTCGACGGCTTCGATCCCGCCAAAGTGGCGCGCTACGACGAGGCGAAGGTCGAGGAGCTCATGGCGAACGCAGGGATCGTTCGCAACCGCCGCAAGATCGAGGCGGCCGTGGCCAATGCGGGGCTGTTCTTGGATGTGGCTCGAGAGTTCGGCAGCTTCGACGCGTTCATCTGGGGGTACGTGGACGGCGAGCCTATCGTGAACCATTGGAAGACCCAAGCGGATGTGCCGGCCACCACGCCGCTGTCCGACCGTATCAGCAAGGACCTCAAGAAGCGCGGCTTCAAATTCGTCGGCTCCACCATCGTGTATGCCTATATGCAGTCCATCGGCATGGTGAACGACCACGTGGCGGATTGCTTCGTGCGGAGGGAGATGGTAGGAAAGTCTTCCGATGGGGGGATCAGCTGA
- a CDS encoding aldose 1-epimerase family protein: MEATAMVLENDALAVRISSKGAELQSVVCEGIERMWSGDPAVWGRRAPLLFPLIGRLRDGWYANGGERVDAPMHGFCRDRAFAAEQVSGTHARFETTSDEGTRAVFPFDFLLRVDFSLEGATIVKTHTVENAGEVPMPFELGGHEAYETRLLPGERMADYYVRFEGADALGMFDMDEEGILALPKIEVPLEDGRLTKTPEQLGIDTVVLENVPGGRVVLASAANPHEVEVEFPDFPYLGIWTKAGQADARYLCLEPWSALPDALFSPRELAEKPGVRVLAPGERATLAYRMTFR; this comes from the coding sequence ATGGAAGCGACGGCTATGGTCTTGGAGAACGATGCGCTTGCGGTGCGCATATCGAGCAAGGGCGCGGAGCTGCAGAGCGTCGTGTGCGAGGGGATCGAGCGGATGTGGTCGGGCGACCCTGCGGTATGGGGCCGTCGGGCGCCGCTCCTGTTCCCGCTGATCGGGCGCTTGCGCGACGGCTGGTACGCGAACGGCGGCGAGCGCGTGGACGCTCCCATGCACGGATTCTGCCGCGACCGCGCGTTCGCGGCCGAGCAGGTGTCGGGCACGCATGCGCGCTTCGAGACAACCTCCGACGAGGGGACGCGGGCGGTCTTTCCCTTCGACTTCCTCCTGCGCGTGGATTTCTCGCTCGAGGGTGCAACCATCGTGAAGACGCACACCGTGGAGAACGCGGGCGAGGTTCCGATGCCGTTCGAGCTGGGCGGCCACGAGGCGTACGAGACGCGCCTGCTGCCGGGCGAGCGCATGGCCGACTACTACGTGCGTTTCGAGGGGGCCGACGCGCTCGGGATGTTCGACATGGACGAGGAGGGTATCCTCGCACTGCCGAAGATCGAGGTGCCGCTCGAGGACGGGCGCCTGACGAAGACCCCCGAGCAGCTGGGCATCGACACCGTCGTGCTGGAGAACGTGCCCGGCGGCAGGGTCGTGCTCGCCAGCGCCGCGAATCCGCATGAGGTGGAGGTGGAGTTCCCGGACTTCCCCTACCTGGGCATATGGACGAAGGCGGGTCAGGCCGATGCCCGCTACCTGTGCCTGGAACCGTGGTCGGCGCTGCCCGACGCGCTTTTCTCCCCGCGCGAGCTCGCCGAGAAGCCCGGCGTGCGCGTGCTCGCGCCGGGCGAGCGTGCGACGCTTGCGTACCGGATGACGTTTCGCTAG
- a CDS encoding SulP family inorganic anion transporter — MQRDKIKPILFSIIKHSSKEELKRQLPKDVLSGVMVAVVALPLSIALAIASGVNPEQGLYTAIVAGFLIAFLGGSRVQISGPTAAFATIVAGIVATDGIDGLAAATVIAGVLLVLMGFFKLGSLIRFVPYTITTGFTAGIAVTLVIGQVKDFAGLAFPTGTPTVETMDKLQAVAQNIGTANWQALAVGAVCLAILFLWPKVSERIPGSLVALIVGIGMVSCLGMQASTIGDLYTIGSSLPTLHVPQLSVELLSDQLPNGITIAILAAIESLLSCVVADSMISSHHRSNMELVAQGVGNIGSALFGGIPATGAIARTAANVKNGGRTPVAGMTHALVLLVVLVFFMPYAALIPMPTIAAILLHVAYNMSGWRNFVHLCKTASRGAVATLLLTFGLTIVFDLVVAIGVGMLITVVLFMKTVSEETEVRGWKYYCDEDSEVTHLRELPASVRVYEINGPMFFGMSDRISDISVKEFTKYLIIRMRGVPSLDSTGMNALENLYEYCRENGVSLIFSHANEQPMKTMRRAGFVGLVGEDHFRSNIDDAIAYARQLLDEEGRAKGKARASLP, encoded by the coding sequence ATGCAACGCGACAAGATCAAACCGATACTTTTCAGCATCATCAAGCACTCCAGCAAAGAAGAGCTCAAGCGGCAGCTGCCCAAGGACGTTCTCTCGGGCGTCATGGTGGCCGTGGTGGCGCTGCCCCTCTCCATCGCGCTCGCCATCGCCTCGGGCGTGAACCCCGAACAGGGGCTCTACACGGCCATCGTCGCCGGGTTCCTCATCGCCTTCCTCGGCGGCAGCCGCGTGCAGATCTCGGGGCCCACGGCGGCGTTCGCCACCATCGTGGCGGGCATCGTGGCAACCGATGGCATCGACGGCCTGGCCGCGGCCACCGTCATCGCCGGCGTGCTGCTCGTGCTGATGGGCTTCTTCAAGCTGGGATCCCTCATCCGCTTCGTCCCCTACACCATCACCACGGGCTTCACGGCGGGCATCGCCGTGACCCTTGTCATCGGGCAGGTCAAGGACTTCGCCGGCCTGGCATTCCCCACCGGCACCCCCACCGTCGAGACCATGGACAAGCTGCAAGCCGTCGCCCAGAATATCGGCACGGCGAACTGGCAGGCCCTCGCCGTGGGCGCGGTGTGCCTTGCCATCCTCTTCCTCTGGCCCAAGGTGAGCGAGAGGATCCCCGGATCCCTGGTGGCGCTCATCGTGGGAATCGGCATGGTAAGCTGCCTTGGGATGCAGGCGAGCACCATCGGCGACCTGTACACCATCGGCAGCAGCCTGCCCACGCTCCACGTTCCCCAGCTAAGCGTGGAGCTGCTAAGCGACCAGCTGCCGAACGGCATCACCATCGCCATCCTGGCGGCCATCGAGTCGCTCCTGTCCTGCGTCGTGGCCGACAGCATGATCAGCTCGCACCACCGCAGCAACATGGAGCTGGTGGCGCAGGGCGTGGGCAACATCGGCTCGGCGCTTTTCGGCGGCATCCCGGCCACCGGCGCCATCGCGCGCACCGCGGCAAACGTCAAGAACGGCGGGCGCACGCCCGTTGCCGGCATGACCCACGCGCTGGTGCTGCTCGTGGTCCTGGTGTTCTTCATGCCCTACGCCGCCCTCATCCCCATGCCCACCATCGCGGCCATCCTGCTGCACGTGGCCTACAACATGTCCGGCTGGCGCAACTTCGTGCACCTATGCAAAACGGCCTCGCGCGGCGCCGTTGCCACGCTGCTGCTCACCTTCGGGCTGACCATCGTGTTCGACCTGGTGGTGGCCATAGGCGTGGGCATGCTGATCACGGTCGTCCTGTTCATGAAGACGGTGAGCGAGGAGACCGAGGTGCGCGGCTGGAAATATTACTGCGACGAGGACTCCGAGGTCACGCACCTGCGCGAGCTGCCCGCAAGCGTGCGCGTGTACGAGATCAACGGCCCCATGTTCTTCGGCATGTCGGACCGCATCTCCGACATCTCGGTGAAGGAGTTCACGAAGTACCTGATCATTCGCATGCGCGGCGTGCCTTCGCTCGACTCGACGGGCATGAACGCGCTCGAGAACCTCTACGAGTACTGTCGCGAGAACGGCGTCAGCCTCATCTTCTCGCACGCGAACGAGCAGCCGATGAAGACCATGCGCCGCGCAGGCTTCGTGGGCCTTGTGGGCGAGGATCACTTCCGCAGCAACATCGACGACGCCATAGCGTACGCGCGCCAGCTGCTCGACGAGGAAGGGAGGGCAAAAGGAAAAGCCAGGGCCTCGCTGCCGTAG